A portion of the Parasteatoda tepidariorum isolate YZ-2023 chromosome 5, CAS_Ptep_4.0, whole genome shotgun sequence genome contains these proteins:
- the LOC139425532 gene encoding progranulin-like, translated as MNLAVVLITCAVLYSVQGGCPSGTCSETQTCCGTTVAGEYGCCPQPNAVCCSDGLHCCPHDTVCNLEEGRCDAKNGLLHPLLIKDPPSDNIEAEVVKIANKVDIIYCPGGYYYCQDGATCCPLPSGAYSCCPYQSASCCADMIHCCPYGTRCDSTSRHCLRGNNLYQALMKKPAFPMN; from the exons atgaatttagccGTCGTTCTTATTACTTGTGCTGTTTTATACTCAGTGCAAGGAGGTTGTCCATCAGGTACTTGTTCTGAAA CTCAGACTTGCTGTGGAACGACGGTCGCTGGAGAGTACGGTTGCTGCCCACAACCCAACGCTGTCTGCTGCTCGGACGGACTTCATTGTTGTCCACATGATACGGTCTGCAACCTAGAAGAAGGCCGATGTGATGCCAAAAACGGTCTACTACACCCACTGTTAATTAAGGATCCTCCTTCGGACAATATTGAGGCCGAAGTGGTGAAAATTGCCAACAAAGTCGACATTATTTACTGTCCAGGAGGTTACTATTACTGTCAGGACGGAGCTACTTGCTGTCCTCTACCAAGTGGAGCATACTCATGCTGTCCTTACCAATCTGCTTCGTGTTGTGCTGATATGATACATTGTTGTCCTTACGGTACTCGATGTGATTCGACCTCCAGACATTGCCTCAGAGGAAATAATCTTTATCAAGCTCTTATGAAGAAACCTGCTTTTCCTatgaattaa